TGCAAAACCAACGCGTCCTGACCCAAAGCTTGCATCGATCAATTCAAAATACTGTACCTGATTCAGGTAAACTGAAATAGTATCATTCTGCACATCGATGGTGATATTGTAAGTACAAAGCGGCCACATCATGGTGATCTGCTGCAGGGTTTGCAGGATGCCATCCTGGCGTTTTTCCAGGCGGATTCTGCCAGCTTGAGAAGAAAGCGTCATGCGATAGTAATTTCCGGCATTCTGGTAGCGAAACAACACACCAATGTAATCATCGTCGGTGGAGACCACATTGGCTGAAACGGTATAATTATCCCAGGTTGCCAATCCAGCCACTGCGTGTGTTCCCAATCCGCTTGATCCAATGTTACTGGTCTGGATCAAGTATCCGCCCTCAACAAACCAGTTGGATGATCCGGTTGCATCATCATAGAAAAGCCATCCATCGCTATCCCCATCTTCGAAATCATCGTTCCAGAGCAGGGTTTCCTGGCTAAAGACTGAGCTCCCCAAAGCAATCAGAAGTATAAAGAGCGGATAGAGGATTCGAAATGGGATAAAACGCTGCATCACTGGTATTCGTTTCATTTTAAATAGACAATCTTTCTAGAAAAGTTTGAGTGATCACTAAACCTGAAATTCAGCAGATACACACCGCTGAAATTTACTTGAGGTGACCAGGCCAGCTGATGCTGACCCTGGCTGTGATGACTCTCTTTAATAATAGTTTCGATCTGACGTCCTTGAAGATCGAACACATCCAATGAAACCAATTGGTCTGATCCAAGAGTGTAATTAATGATGGTTGAATCGTTAAAGGGGTTGGGATATACGGAAAGCGTGAAGGCCTCTGGCAAGGCGTTTTTCTCAGAATCGTTCAAACCTGTACTGCTTGTATCAACATCACTAAAGAGAACATCAGGGCTGATTTCGAAAACAAAGGGGTAAAACTGGTTCCAGGGACTTGAGTCTCGCAATTGATATGCTCTTGCGCTTGATTCAGAGACATTGATCATATTATTGGCATCGTCAAACGTAATATCCTCTCCGCCTGAAGGAATTTCGAAAATTCGATCAGCTGTAATAAGTGTCGCAGGCTGGAGTGCTCCTTTCCGGTAACGATAAAGCAGGCTGTTATTAGTTCCACCCCAGCTGGTGCATACAAATAAATATTTCTCACCACCATATTCTGTCCAGGCAGCCCCCTGATTGGTGTTAGGAATTTCATAGCGAACAGGCGTAGCAGCGATATTGATATTGCCGTTATCATAGACCGGATAGCCAAACATGAAAGCTCTGCCTGATGGGCGAGCGCCCCAACTTGCAACCCAGAGTGTATCATCAAAATAATTCAGGTTTGAGGAGTATATGTTATAGGTATTTATCGGTTCCAGATCAAAATATTTTCCAGCAGTTGAGTCATAAGCCGGGACTTCACATTGATATACAGAACCCTCGCTGCCCACATAAAGGTTACTTGCATAAAATGCCATGGCTGGTAAATGTCCGTAGGTGGGTCCTGCGGTAAATTGAAAACAGCGCCGAACCTGGTAGCCTTTGTTAGGATCCATTTCAACAATTATGGAATTCTTTCCACCAATCGTACCGTTGATATCCTTATGGTACATGGCCAGGTACACCATATCATTTTCTGTTGGATGCTGCTTATCCTCAAAGGTTGAAGCCATGCCCTGAGGAATGTAAAAATCATTTGAATAAGGTACAAAGACTGTGCGTTCCACTTCAGTTGGGTTAACCGTCACGACTTTTTCACTTCCCCGCTCCAGATAAAGAGGCATCCCAAAGTACTCACTTCCATCAAAGGGGGGACTGCTCTGGAGGTATGTCTCAGAACGCAGATAGTTATTCAAACTAATTCCCAGTATCTGCCCCTTGAATGATGGACCAAAGGTGCGTGGATCGCTGGAGCGACCAACCCTAACCTGTGACCTAATCAACGTAAATGCGGCCGGAACTGTCATCAGCTCACTTTGTTGAAAAACGGAAGTACCATCGACATACAGTTCAAACTCAATATAGCCATTTATAATACGATTGATCCAGTAGAGATAGCTCCATGAAGCTGTATCTACTGGAACTGTGGCTGTCATGGTAAAAAGACTGTCCGAAAGATAACGGTGAATGTTTAGAAAACCGTCCTGGAGAAAAGTAGTGATGAAATGAACTCCGGCACTGTCCCCCCAACTAATGATGGTGCCATCCAGAGAATCAGGTTTGATCCACATCTCACCAGTTATAGTATGGTTTCCAAAAAAACTAATAATAGCTTCATTATCAGAAACCATGGCGGAGGAATCATTCAAAAAATGGGCACTCCGAGGTAAACTCAAGCCCCATCCATCAGGTCCACGGGCAATTACTTCTGCTGGCTCGAGGTAATCATTGAACTCGAGACCACTCCAAGTTACCTGACTGTGGAAGGGAGATTCAACGGGGAGTGATGCATCGAATCTGAACAGAGCATGATATTGAGCATACACGACGGTGCTACTCAATAAAATCAGGAATAAGCCTGAAATAATTTTGTGTCGCATTAGCATCCTCTGTTTCATTATTTTTAAAAGTGTGGTGAATGATTATAGAACCAATCATTCACCACACTTGTTTTCTAAGCTGATTATTAACCCGGCTCAGATTACTTCATCAAGATCATCTTCTTTGTTTCAGAGAAAGCAATTGAGTTAAGTGAATAGAGGTACATGCCTGAAGGAGCCATTGCGCCACTTCCAGTCAAGCCGTTCCAAGTCACTTCGTAATTTCCCGGCTTAAATCTCTGGTTTGCCAACTCAGCAACAACCTGTCCTTTGATATTGTAAATCGTCAAAGACACATAGGTATGAGTTGGCACATCAAACCTAATAGTTGTGGAGGGGTTAAAGGGATTGGGGTAACAGTTCTCAAGCTTAAAGCTATTGGGCTGTACACCACCCAGATCCACAGCTAAGAGGTCACAGATATTCATGTCACCATCACTGGATGAAGCCGGTGAATTTTCCAGCTCTGAAATTGTGAGATGTTCAACAAAAGCATCGATTATATCAGTGTTGCCATCTGGATATCTGGTGATGGAAGTATTGTGGCCACCATGTGCAGCAGATTCGACTCTCATGTTAAAATAAATATCCTGAGTGCTGGCGGACTGAGGTGCTCCCCGACCATAGTGACTGCCATAGTTAACATACATGGCATAGGATGTATCGGGCGAAATCAAAACCACACATTCACCAGCGTTGGGCAAACCATTTCCGATATCGTTCATGTGTGAACTATCAGACAGGAAGGCATGGGTCAGCATGGGATCAACATTCCAACCATCTGCAGGACCAATTGAGAGATCACCACCACCAAAAACAGTTACAAACTCTCCACATCCCAGGGTATAGCCATCAGGAAATGTGAAACTGAATTGTTCATCATCTCCCAGCATCCAGCCACTCATATCCACGGTTTCACTACTGACATTCAGGAGCTCGATATATTCATCCTGCTCAGCATGGCGGATCCAGTCCCGATTGGCATCACCATAGATCGGATCTGTGGAGGGATCAGCATTGATCTCGTTGATAATGATGGTCGGTGGCAATTGAAAAGCTGTCATAAAGGTGGCCGTAATCGTCTTCGATTTTGTCATGGCAATGTAAACCGGATTGATCTGAGCTACTTCGTCACCCTCCCAGCCGGAAAAGATAAAACCTTCAGCTGGTATTGCAGTCAGAGTCACAAAATCCCCATAACCAAATTCGGTCTGGGTGGCACTGACTGAATCAAGCTCCACTGTACCAGAGCCAGCCGGGGTAGTCAGCAATGTCAGAGTAAAAGCTAACCGGTCAGCACCTTCCAGAGTCATTCCTGGAGAATAATTGCTTGTAGACACGGTCAGGTGTTCAACAAAAGGATCATCCAGCTCATAATTAGCATCTGGGGAACGCGTCAGGGAATTATCATTAGCCCCATTTGCAGCAGTGCTCCGGGCAAACTCCCATACTGTTTCACCCACAACAGGATCTGTACCAGCACTAGTACCCCAGGCAACATAGGCATCATCCAGACCATTGGGCGACAGCAGTATAGCTGCATCACCGGCTTCATCAAAACCATCTCCAAGGCTACCACCAGCAGTAAATACTCGGGTGAGCATGGGATCGCTATTATAGCCAGCAAAGCCACTCACATCGCCACCGCCAAAGATGGTCACAAACTCGAAGGAGTTGAGAATGTAACCATCGGGGAAGGTGAAATTCTGTAGTCCGGCATCGCCGGCAGTCCAACCTGTCAGGTCTACAGGATTTGAACTTAGATTAAGAAGCTCGATAAATTCATCTTGCAACGCATCAGCTGTACCATCGCCATTGGCGTCACCATTGGCAACGTCTGCAGCTGGATCAGCCAAGACTTCGTTGATCATGATTTTAGGATCACGTTGCACGATCACCCATTCAGGCATAGCTGGAACATCACCTTCATACCCGGCGATATCAGAGCCTCCTAAAATTCCATTAAAGCCAAAACCGGCTTCATCTGTTGCTATCAATCCTTCACCATCATCAAAATGCCAAAGTGCGACAGTATAGCCATCAACTTCGAAAGGCTCATCGGCTGGAACAAAATTGGTAGTATAGCGAGCAGTGGCTGAGATTCGTACTTCATCAATTTGTCCCCGCCAGGTTTCATAGCGATCAAAATGATGATCCTGGGCTCCTGATCCGATAGTAATGATCTGATCACCGTTACTCACGGGTAAACAAATCTCACCCTCTGAATTTGGCTCCATATCCAGCTCCTGGACACCGTTAATAAACAAGCGCATGGAGTCGGCTACATCCCAGACATAGGCCACATGAGTCCAGCGCGGTAACCAGATATTGGATTCAGTACGTAAGCTCTGGGTGGGATAATTGACTGCATCACCGCTCTGGACAAAGCAAACCATATCACCTTGACCACGAATCCAATGCAAACCCATATCACCGACATAATTCCCTGAGATATTTTTGCAGAAAAGGTAGGTGTAGTCAGGCTCATGCGTATCAGCCCGAAAGACTGAATCAGGCTTAAACCACATCTCTACTGTACCGGCATCCAGCTGGCCTGGCCATAATAGCGGGGTATCAGGAACAATCACACGATCATGTTCCCACCAGGAAAAATGCAAAGCACCATTCCACTGGGCTTGTATGGTTATTGGAAAAACCAGAATTATCGCACTTATTGCGATTAGAATCATACGTGTGGTTGATTTCATCATCCCACCTCCTTGTGCTCGGTTAAAAATACCATCTCAAATTTATGACTGCCTTTTAGCCGACCCAATTCTCCCATGAGGGGATGTGGTCTGCCATTTTGAAATTCAACAGGCAATGTCTCTTTCCTAGAAAAGTAAATCTATTGAAAAGCGCTGTACGTTACCCAAAAGGCCCCATTCAGACCAGGCATAATTGAAACCGACTCGCATTGAGTTGCCTAATTTGGGAGTGATTCCAAAGCCTACTGATAAACCATTCTCACTACTGTCATCGAACAAAGAATTATAGCCAACCCTCGCTACTAGTAACTGCCTGAAATCCCATTCCAAACCAAGATCCAATGATTCTACGCTATTGCTGGGGTGATTCAGGTCTGTTGCGAAGGTTAAATTATGACCATTAAGCATTGAAAGGGAATAAGCTAATCCAAACCGAAAAAGCAGGGGCAGGGGAAATTGATCCGTCTCCAGCATAATATTCAAACGATCATTGGAGTAATGCGCTTCATCAGCATCGTAAGCTCGTCGAAGATCTCGACCACTCATCTGCATTTCAGAACCATAGTTGGCAATGGTAGTACCGATCTGCAGACCTTCGATCCTGGTTTTATATAATACGCCAACATCTATTGCCATGGCATGGGCTGATTCATGCCAAAGCTGTTGTAATATGTATTTGGTTGTGATACCGAAGGAGAATTTATCAGTGATGGTGGCTGCCAGTGTTGCAGCCAGTGCCATATCAGAGGCAGCATAATATTCGCCTGTTCCATCTGGCAGCTGGATGGTTCGAACCGGCTGTTTATCGGTATAATTCAAAACATTGATACTTAAACCAGCGGAAAATCTTCCAGAAAAAGGAATCACTGCCCCAAAATAATCATGACTGGTACTAGCCAACCATTGGGTATGATTCACTGACAGGGAGATATTATTCAACTGGGTAATGCCAGCCGGATTCCAGTACAGAGCCGTTACATCATTGGCGATGGCGGTAAAAGCACCACCCATTGCCTGGGAATAGGCTCCCACTCCGATCTCCAGAAAAGCCGCCGCCGATGTTCCTACATTTGAAACCGCCTCAGTATAGGTCGGGTCTGCATAGGTTTCCTCACCCGTCTGGGAAAAAAGGGATACACTGAATACGCTCAATAACAGAATTAAGGCGCTTTTTAAATGATTCTTTTTCACTACCAACATGTATTGCTCCAGTACGAAATATTCGTTCTGATCTATTTGATCAATGCAAATTTGCCCACTTTACTTCCAATTCCCTCGGCCTCGACCTGGAAGATGTACATTCCAAAAGACACGGAAAGACCATCTCTGGAGATCAGGTCCCAACTTTCAGTCCCTTGAGTCATGGTACTTGAGTGCTCCAGGGTTCTCACCAGTTTACCACTCATGGTAAAAATTCGAATCGTACACTCCTGGGGTAGATTAACAAAATCGATCCGTCGTTCACCGCGACCACTGGCATAGAAAAGAGGTTTCTCCCAACTGGCTGTAACCACATAAGGATCAGGGACAACATAGATGTTATCCATATCGTCCGTAGCCTGCGGGGTAGACATTTTCGAGCCCGTTGTTGAGAACCTCAGCGTGTCATCAGAATTAAACGGTTTGGTAACAGTCAGAGAGAACACATCACCAGGTTGGGGAATAATAACATCCGTCATCGATGTGTCATCTCGGAAATAGAATTCCCAGGCTGTGTTAAACAAAAAGCCTTGGGCATTGAATACGATTACAATCCGGTCACCGCCATTGAGTGTACTGTCCTTGTGAATTGCTTCAGAGAATTCAAAATCCCACTGTTCATTCCGGGTTGTATTCCATACTTGAAAATTTACCGGTGTTCTTAGAAAAATAAGGGGATTATAGGAAGTGTCTGTGTTGGCTGTGTAAACCCTGATCTCAAAGTCCTCTGGTAGAGGTATGGATTTTGGCGACCACAACAACTCTGTTTCAATTTCTATATTCGAATTACCTACCAACCATTTGGTCTCGGCAACTTCTGCTGAATCATTGAAAAGATCAAACTGCATTCCTTTAATGATCTCACTACTTAACACAAATTCATCATAAGGTGTTACATGGTGAATTAAAACGTCATCAGTCAAATCATGGATCGAAACACTGGCTGTATAGCGACCAAGGGTTGTGTCAGTAAAGGTGATCTCATATTCATGGTCATCTGCAATACTGTCCGGGACCATAACGCTTACATCATAAGCTCCCGTTGCCAGGCCAATATGTTCAACATCACTGGTCTTACCGGGTATGTAGCCAGCACTGGGAGCATTGGGAACAACGACTGCACAATTCCGATCTACAAATTTTATGTCTCCCCAGGAATCGGTCTGAATGATCTTGGTGCATTCAACTGGAGCGATGGAAGCGAGAAGATCAGCTTCAACAATACCTCTATCATAAAAGTCTTCATCATAGCCTTTGTCAAAAGAGCAAACAGCATAGTAATAAGTACGGCCATTCTGAACATCCAGATCCTCATAGAAATACTCAAGATCCGTGTTATCCCCTATATAAAAATGAGCACCTGTTCCAGTAATTTCCACGGGATGCGGTCCTGCCAGATCATTGACCAGATCAAACTGGGCTAGAGGCTTCCAGAAAATGGGACTTCCATAGGCGTCGGTAATGGTCTTGATCTCGTTAAAGGATGGATCAGTTGACCGATAAATCAGGTACCCTTCAAAGTCTTTTCCATAGATCGGATCGATGGAACGTTCAGCACTATGATCCCACTTTAAAATCACTTTCGCATCACCAGCCACAGCTGTCAACACGGGTTTCAAGGGTGGTTTTGCAAAATTGTAATCTGCATCATAGATCCGCTGCATGGTGCGTTTGTTTCGGAAAATATCCTGTTCATCCGTCCCAAAAAGATTTGCAATGGCAAACTTACGCGTTTCGTCTTTGGGCAAACTGAAGTACCCGGAACCATACATAAAGGCCAGGTTTGCCGGATCTACATAAGTGAAAAGTCCGGGGGTCATCTGATTAAAGGTTCGGTCATCATATTTCAGGCTCTGGGGTTCCAACAGAATTACGCTGGTAAGACCGATCTGATCTGATTCATCGTTGTCCTGTTTACCAAAATTTGGTTCACCCGGATCTGGTACACCATTGGCCTCTGATTGATCTGAATCCGGACCGGGATAGTCCTGGTCGTAAGGCCCGATACCATCATTTCCCACATCATCCAGAATGGCTTCGCCCATATCCCAGATCCCATTGCCATTAAAATCTTCGTAGATGCGCCAATCGCCGTCTTCGTCACCACTCCAGTGATTTTTGGGATCACCATAATTTCCAATGGGACCAAAAATATATTCACCGCGATCATTGTCCTGCCGTTCGTCAATAAGACCATTTTCATCATCATCTATACCATTCAAGGGGTCGCCGGGACTCTCTAAAAAGGCATAGCCAAAATAGCCCAGACCGGGGATACCACGGTTGTCGATCCCGTCAAAATCCCAGCAATAGGTGATGTCATCAAATTGATCAAATCTGGCATAATCCGGGTTATCACTGGTCCCCCCCACCATGGCATCGACGTACATGCCAAAAACGACTGTCTCTAAATTCTTGTCACTCACATTGGCAATATCATAGCGAACAAT
The Candidatus Neomarinimicrobiota bacterium genome window above contains:
- a CDS encoding T9SS type A sorting domain-containing protein produces the protein MRHKIISGLFLILLSSTVVYAQYHALFRFDASLPVESPFHSQVTWSGLEFNDYLEPAEVIARGPDGWGLSLPRSAHFLNDSSAMVSDNEAIISFFGNHTITGEMWIKPDSLDGTIISWGDSAGVHFITTFLQDGFLNIHRYLSDSLFTMTATVPVDTASWSYLYWINRIINGYIEFELYVDGTSVFQQSELMTVPAAFTLIRSQVRVGRSSDPRTFGPSFKGQILGISLNNYLRSETYLQSSPPFDGSEYFGMPLYLERGSEKVVTVNPTEVERTVFVPYSNDFYIPQGMASTFEDKQHPTENDMVYLAMYHKDINGTIGGKNSIIVEMDPNKGYQVRRCFQFTAGPTYGHLPAMAFYASNLYVGSEGSVYQCEVPAYDSTAGKYFDLEPINTYNIYSSNLNYFDDTLWVASWGARPSGRAFMFGYPVYDNGNINIAATPVRYEIPNTNQGAAWTEYGGEKYLFVCTSWGGTNNSLLYRYRKGALQPATLITADRIFEIPSGGEDITFDDANNMINVSESSARAYQLRDSSPWNQFYPFVFEISPDVLFSDVDTSSTGLNDSEKNALPEAFTLSVYPNPFNDSTIINYTLGSDQLVSLDVFDLQGRQIETIIKESHHSQGQHQLAWSPQVNFSGVYLLNFRFSDHSNFSRKIVYLK
- a CDS encoding lamin tail domain-containing protein, which codes for MMKSTTRMILIAISAIILVFPITIQAQWNGALHFSWWEHDRVIVPDTPLLWPGQLDAGTVEMWFKPDSVFRADTHEPDYTYLFCKNISGNYVGDMGLHWIRGQGDMVCFVQSGDAVNYPTQSLRTESNIWLPRWTHVAYVWDVADSMRLFINGVQELDMEPNSEGEICLPVSNGDQIITIGSGAQDHHFDRYETWRGQIDEVRISATARYTTNFVPADEPFEVDGYTVALWHFDDGEGLIATDEAGFGFNGILGGSDIAGYEGDVPAMPEWVIVQRDPKIMINEVLADPAADVANGDANGDGTADALQDEFIELLNLSSNPVDLTGWTAGDAGLQNFTFPDGYILNSFEFVTIFGGGDVSGFAGYNSDPMLTRVFTAGGSLGDGFDEAGDAAILLSPNGLDDAYVAWGTSAGTDPVVGETVWEFARSTAANGANDNSLTRSPDANYELDDPFVEHLTVSTSNYSPGMTLEGADRLAFTLTLLTTPAGSGTVELDSVSATQTEFGYGDFVTLTAIPAEGFIFSGWEGDEVAQINPVYIAMTKSKTITATFMTAFQLPPTIIINEINADPSTDPIYGDANRDWIRHAEQDEYIELLNVSSETVDMSGWMLGDDEQFSFTFPDGYTLGCGEFVTVFGGGDLSIGPADGWNVDPMLTHAFLSDSSHMNDIGNGLPNAGECVVLISPDTSYAMYVNYGSHYGRGAPQSASTQDIYFNMRVESAAHGGHNTSITRYPDGNTDIIDAFVEHLTISELENSPASSSDGDMNICDLLAVDLGGVQPNSFKLENCYPNPFNPSTTIRFDVPTHTYVSLTIYNIKGQVVAELANQRFKPGNYEVTWNGLTGSGAMAPSGMYLYSLNSIAFSETKKMILMK
- a CDS encoding PorV/PorQ family protein, whose product is MLVVKKNHLKSALILLLSVFSVSLFSQTGEETYADPTYTEAVSNVGTSAAAFLEIGVGAYSQAMGGAFTAIANDVTALYWNPAGITQLNNISLSVNHTQWLASTSHDYFGAVIPFSGRFSAGLSINVLNYTDKQPVRTIQLPDGTGEYYAASDMALAATLAATITDKFSFGITTKYILQQLWHESAHAMAIDVGVLYKTRIEGLQIGTTIANYGSEMQMSGRDLRRAYDADEAHYSNDRLNIMLETDQFPLPLLFRFGLAYSLSMLNGHNLTFATDLNHPSNSVESLDLGLEWDFRQLLVARVGYNSLFDDSSENGLSVGFGITPKLGNSMRVGFNYAWSEWGLLGNVQRFSIDLLF